A window of Rhizobium acidisoli contains these coding sequences:
- a CDS encoding lysylphosphatidylglycerol synthase domain-containing protein — protein sequence MKSSIVESRQSWFMRNRMTVLTVVIVAAYALFIQWFWGWPVIIRQWADVGAGPVIGALVLLTSTYFLRTWRIYDYFPKETAGRFAVLFRVTQIHNLLNIMLPFRTGETSFPLLMRSEFGIPLTRATSALLVMRLLDLHALVAAAGIGFAVASADPIIAWSLWTGFLLLPVAAFAARKPLLRLAARLLPEKAQKFVAEIENGLPLDAVAFARAWAMTIVNWLVKVMVLAWALGLMGVLPMAASFGGALGGELSSVLPVHAPGGVGTYPAGITAGAIALGASSERLALAALAQASVNAHLLIIVSALTGTAISLPLGRRGKL from the coding sequence ATGAAGAGTTCGATCGTTGAAAGCCGGCAATCCTGGTTTATGCGCAATCGCATGACGGTGCTGACGGTCGTCATTGTCGCAGCCTATGCCCTCTTCATCCAATGGTTCTGGGGTTGGCCTGTCATTATCCGGCAATGGGCCGATGTCGGCGCCGGCCCGGTGATCGGCGCGCTGGTGCTGTTGACGAGCACCTATTTCCTGCGCACCTGGCGCATCTATGACTATTTTCCGAAGGAGACGGCCGGCCGGTTCGCGGTCCTCTTCCGCGTCACACAGATCCACAACCTGTTGAACATCATGCTGCCCTTCCGCACCGGCGAGACCAGCTTTCCGCTGCTGATGCGCTCGGAGTTCGGCATTCCGCTGACGCGGGCAACCTCGGCACTCCTCGTCATGCGGCTGCTCGACCTGCACGCGCTTGTCGCCGCCGCCGGCATCGGTTTTGCCGTTGCCTCCGCCGATCCGATTATTGCCTGGTCGCTTTGGACCGGCTTTCTGCTGCTGCCGGTCGCAGCCTTTGCCGCCCGCAAGCCGCTGCTGCGCCTCGCCGCCAGGCTGCTGCCGGAAAAGGCACAGAAATTCGTCGCCGAGATCGAAAACGGTTTGCCGCTCGATGCCGTCGCCTTTGCGCGCGCCTGGGCGATGACCATCGTCAACTGGCTGGTGAAGGTGATGGTGCTGGCCTGGGCACTCGGCCTGATGGGCGTGCTGCCGATGGCGGCAAGCTTCGGCGGTGCGCTCGGCGGCGAGCTCTCCTCCGTGCTGCCGGTCCATGCGCCGGGCGGCGTCGGCACCTATCCGGCCGGCATCACCGCCGGCGCCATTGCTCTCGGGGCTTCGAGCGAGCGGCTGGCGCTGGCCGCGCTCGCCCAAGCGAGCGTCAATGCCCACCTGCTGATCATCGTCTCGGCGCTCACCGGCACGGCGATCTCACTGCCGCTCGGGCGTCGCGGCAAGCTCTGA
- a CDS encoding RNA polymerase sigma factor, protein MENVIEEIYRTQSRRVLATLIRLLGDFDRAEEALHDAFAAAARTWPADGIPGNPFAWLVSAGRFKAIDTIRRRARFDASQHHIEDSLYTPEATYIGDMEPIEDDMLRLIFTCCHPAIPADAQMAMALREICGLTTEEIAYAFLVPAPTVAQRIVRAKGRIRAEKIPYEVPGHEALPQRLDQVLHVIYLVFNEGYSASSGEDVVRADLTAEAIRLARLLLALLPHPDVSGLLALMLLQDSRRAARSSERGALVLLADQDRSLWDHAKIAEGLALLAEAMRAGEVGSYTLQAAIAAEHARAPVAEETDWRRIAFYYDLLLAAQPSPIVELNRAVAIAMAEGPAKGLELIDAILERRELQTYHLAHSARADFLRRLGRRQEAIAAYEKALSLCRQEPEQAFLRKRISELAATPERQ, encoded by the coding sequence TTGGAAAACGTGATCGAGGAGATCTACCGAACACAGTCGCGCCGGGTGCTGGCGACGCTGATCCGTCTGCTCGGCGATTTCGACCGGGCCGAGGAAGCGCTCCACGACGCCTTTGCCGCGGCGGCGCGGACATGGCCGGCGGACGGCATTCCCGGCAACCCTTTTGCCTGGCTGGTCTCGGCGGGCCGCTTCAAGGCGATCGACACGATCCGGCGGCGAGCGCGTTTCGATGCCTCCCAGCACCACATCGAGGACAGCCTCTATACGCCCGAAGCAACTTACATCGGCGACATGGAACCGATCGAGGACGATATGCTGCGGCTGATCTTCACCTGCTGCCACCCCGCCATTCCCGCCGATGCGCAGATGGCAATGGCGCTTCGGGAAATCTGCGGACTGACCACCGAAGAAATCGCCTATGCCTTTCTCGTGCCGGCGCCGACGGTCGCCCAGCGGATCGTGCGCGCCAAAGGCAGGATCCGGGCGGAGAAGATACCCTATGAGGTGCCGGGCCACGAGGCGCTGCCGCAGCGGCTCGACCAGGTGCTGCACGTGATCTACCTCGTCTTCAACGAGGGCTATTCCGCTTCTTCGGGCGAAGACGTGGTCCGTGCCGACCTGACCGCAGAGGCGATACGTCTGGCGCGGCTGCTTCTGGCGCTGCTGCCGCATCCCGACGTCTCCGGCCTGCTGGCGCTGATGCTGCTGCAGGATTCCCGCCGCGCCGCCCGCAGCAGCGAGCGGGGCGCGCTGGTGCTGCTTGCCGATCAGGACCGCTCGCTCTGGGATCATGCGAAGATTGCGGAAGGTCTGGCGCTGCTTGCCGAAGCCATGAGAGCGGGAGAGGTCGGCAGCTATACGCTGCAGGCGGCGATCGCCGCGGAGCATGCCAGGGCACCGGTTGCGGAAGAGACCGACTGGCGACGGATCGCCTTCTATTACGATCTGCTTCTGGCGGCCCAGCCCTCGCCGATCGTCGAACTCAACCGGGCCGTGGCGATCGCGATGGCAGAGGGGCCGGCGAAGGGGCTGGAACTGATCGATGCCATTCTGGAACGCCGGGAGCTGCAGACCTATCATCTCGCCCATTCGGCGCGCGCCGATTTCCTGCGCCGCCTCGGCCGGCGGCAGGAGGCGATCGCAGCCTATGAGAAAGCGCTGTCGCTCTGCCGGCAGGAGCCGGAGCAGGCATTTCTCAGAAAACGGATTTCAGAGCTTGCCGCGACGCCCGAGCGGCAGTGA
- a CDS encoding YciI family protein has translation MRYICLIYNCADTDGTLTPDETDDLIKAHFAFDEELRRDGIMIHADALEMPDKATVLRVRNNALSATDGPYVETKEHLAGFYVIEAPDMAAAKEIAGRIPSARFGAVELRPVRMLTLPD, from the coding sequence ATGCGCTACATCTGCCTGATCTATAATTGCGCCGATACCGACGGTACGCTGACACCCGATGAAACCGATGACCTTATCAAAGCGCATTTCGCCTTCGACGAGGAACTGCGCCGCGACGGCATCATGATCCATGCCGACGCGCTTGAGATGCCCGACAAGGCCACCGTGCTGCGTGTCCGAAACAATGCGCTATCTGCGACCGACGGTCCCTATGTCGAGACGAAAGAGCATCTGGCCGGCTTCTACGTCATCGAAGCGCCTGACATGGCGGCGGCAAAAGAGATTGCCGGGCGGATCCCCTCGGCGCGCTTCGGCGCGGTCGAGCTGCGGCCGGTGCGGATGCTGACGCTGCCGGACTGA
- a CDS encoding YciI family protein gives MKFLCQIWFDTEKSKLVPQSEWDALTQECIASDNRWRESGHLQAAFALHEPSTAITVRLHNGEVSATDGPFAEIKEHLGGFVLVEAENIEEAKTIASSFPILKYCSIEVRPAYSIQDGR, from the coding sequence ATGAAGTTTTTATGCCAGATCTGGTTCGACACCGAAAAAAGCAAGCTGGTCCCTCAGAGCGAATGGGATGCGCTCACACAGGAGTGCATCGCCAGCGACAATCGCTGGCGCGAGAGCGGTCATCTACAAGCGGCGTTTGCCTTGCATGAGCCGTCAACGGCGATCACGGTCCGGCTGCACAATGGCGAAGTCTCCGCGACCGATGGCCCGTTTGCCGAAATCAAAGAACATCTCGGCGGTTTTGTGCTTGTAGAAGCCGAGAATATCGAGGAGGCGAAGACCATCGCGTCCAGTTTTCCCATCCTCAAATATTGCTCGATCGAAGTGCGTCCGGCCTATTCCATCCAGGATGGGAGATAG
- a CDS encoding YciI family protein, protein MKYLCQVWFDGAILDAMTKEEKAELDANSLNYDKDLGDSGNMIVAQALQPPKSAVTVRVRGGEMSVTDGPFVETKEALGGFILIEAKDLNDAIRIAAGIPLAKLGAIEVRPIHEFAAQ, encoded by the coding sequence ATGAAATATCTCTGTCAGGTGTGGTTCGACGGCGCGATACTCGACGCCATGACGAAAGAAGAGAAGGCCGAGCTCGACGCGAATTCGCTGAACTACGACAAGGACCTCGGCGATAGCGGAAACATGATCGTCGCCCAGGCGCTGCAGCCGCCGAAATCGGCGGTGACGGTCCGGGTGCGCGGCGGCGAAATGTCGGTCACGGACGGTCCCTTCGTCGAGACCAAGGAGGCACTCGGTGGCTTCATCCTGATCGAGGCCAAGGATCTCAACGATGCGATCCGCATCGCCGCCGGCATCCCGCTTGCCAAGCTCGGCGCGATCGAGGTGCGGCCCATCCACGAATTCGCAGCTCAATGA
- a CDS encoding AMP nucleosidase yields the protein MNKRISPLSPLDICSPPPFQPQSFDDPAKAVEALTALYERNTAFLIKSFTELAQGAPISSRYRAFYPQVSIETTSFGHVDSRLSYGHVTAPGIYTTTVTRPKLFKHYLKEQLALLVKSHNVPVIVSESTTPIPLHFAFGEGAHVEASTNAFIDIPMRDIFDTPDLNTTDDEIANGEYIPPPGEPSPLAPFTAQRIDYSLARLSHYTATHAEHFQNFVLFTNYQFYIDEFCSWARKLMAEGGDGYTAFVEPGNVVTLPGSSAPETDAALTRLPQMPAYHLKKKGHAGITMINIGVGPSNAKTITDHVAVLRPHAWLMLGHCAGLRNSQRLGDYVLAHAYMREDHVLDDDLPVWVPIPALAEVQVALEAAVAEITGYEGFELKRIMRTGTVGTIDNRNWELRDQRGPVKRLSQARAIALDMESATIAANGFRFRVPYGTLLCVSDKPLHGELKLPGMATAFYRTQVNQHLQIGIRAVQKLAAMPTEALHSRKLRSFFETAFQ from the coding sequence ATGAACAAACGAATCTCCCCTTTGTCGCCGCTCGACATATGCTCACCACCCCCTTTCCAGCCTCAGAGCTTTGATGATCCTGCCAAGGCGGTGGAAGCGCTGACGGCGCTTTACGAGCGCAATACGGCGTTCCTGATCAAGAGCTTCACCGAGCTTGCGCAGGGCGCTCCGATCTCCTCGCGCTACCGTGCTTTCTATCCCCAGGTCAGCATCGAGACGACAAGCTTCGGCCACGTCGATTCGCGCCTTTCCTACGGCCACGTCACGGCACCGGGCATCTATACGACGACGGTCACCCGGCCGAAGCTCTTCAAGCATTATTTGAAGGAGCAGCTGGCGCTCCTGGTGAAGAGCCACAATGTTCCGGTCATCGTCTCGGAATCAACGACGCCGATCCCCTTGCACTTCGCCTTCGGCGAGGGTGCGCATGTGGAAGCATCGACCAACGCCTTCATCGACATTCCGATGCGCGATATTTTCGACACGCCGGATCTCAACACCACCGATGACGAGATCGCCAATGGCGAATATATCCCGCCGCCCGGAGAGCCCTCGCCGCTTGCGCCGTTCACCGCGCAACGCATCGACTATTCGCTCGCCCGTCTGTCGCATTATACCGCCACGCATGCCGAGCATTTCCAGAATTTCGTGCTGTTTACGAACTACCAGTTCTATATCGACGAATTCTGCAGCTGGGCGCGCAAGCTGATGGCGGAGGGCGGCGACGGGTACACCGCCTTCGTCGAGCCTGGCAATGTCGTCACCCTGCCTGGCTCGAGCGCGCCGGAAACGGATGCGGCGCTGACCCGCCTGCCGCAGATGCCGGCCTACCATCTGAAGAAGAAGGGCCATGCCGGGATCACCATGATCAATATCGGCGTCGGCCCCTCCAACGCCAAGACGATCACAGACCACGTCGCCGTGCTGCGCCCGCATGCCTGGCTGATGCTCGGCCATTGCGCCGGCCTGCGTAACAGCCAGCGGCTCGGCGACTATGTTCTTGCCCATGCCTATATGCGCGAGGACCACGTTCTCGACGACGACCTGCCGGTCTGGGTGCCGATCCCGGCACTCGCCGAGGTACAGGTGGCGCTGGAAGCCGCCGTTGCCGAAATCACCGGTTACGAGGGCTTCGAGCTGAAACGCATCATGCGCACCGGCACCGTCGGCACCATCGACAACCGCAACTGGGAACTGCGCGACCAGCGCGGGCCGGTGAAGCGGCTTTCCCAGGCGCGCGCCATCGCGCTCGACATGGAATCGGCGACGATCGCCGCCAACGGCTTCCGCTTCCGTGTGCCCTACGGCACGCTACTCTGCGTCTCCGACAAGCCGCTGCACGGCGAATTGAAGCTGCCGGGCATGGCGACGGCCTTCTACCGCACGCAGGTCAACCAGCATCTGCAGATCGGCATCCGCGCCGTGCAGAAGCTTGCCGCCATGCCGACGGAAGCGCTGCATTCGCGCAAGCTGCGCAGCTTCTTCGAAACCGCCTTCCAATAG
- a CDS encoding DUF2147 domain-containing protein, with product MIRSFVLASAIAMIAGIAHAEEPIVGSWKTAAGDTAVIVSCGGSYCVTLKTGKYAGRKIGTLAGTGGSYAGEITDPAADKTYSGSGKISGNSLRMQGCVMKVLCKSQTWTRL from the coding sequence ATGATCCGCAGCTTCGTTCTCGCCAGCGCCATCGCAATGATCGCGGGCATCGCCCATGCTGAGGAGCCGATCGTCGGCAGCTGGAAGACAGCGGCCGGCGATACGGCAGTGATCGTCTCCTGTGGTGGCAGTTATTGCGTGACGTTGAAGACCGGTAAATATGCCGGCCGGAAGATTGGCACGCTTGCGGGAACCGGCGGCAGCTATGCCGGGGAGATCACCGACCCGGCCGCCGACAAGACCTATAGCGGCTCGGGCAAGATTTCCGGCAATTCGCTGAGGATGCAGGGCTGCGTGATGAAAGTGCTCTGCAAGTCACAGACCTGGACGCGGCTCTGA
- a CDS encoding SEL1-like repeat protein, producing the protein MARFEMHNAETATMGGDNSADVFCEMGLMYATGRGCEVDLVAAHKWLNIAAIKGNDRAAELRADVAAAMDKMQIVAALRAAREWMTVH; encoded by the coding sequence ATGGCACGCTTTGAAATGCACAATGCTGAAACGGCCACCATGGGTGGCGACAACAGCGCCGATGTCTTCTGTGAAATGGGTCTGATGTATGCGACCGGCCGCGGCTGCGAAGTCGATCTCGTCGCAGCCCACAAATGGCTGAACATCGCCGCAATCAAGGGCAACGACCGCGCCGCCGAGCTTCGTGCGGATGTGGCCGCCGCCATGGACAAGATGCAGATCGTGGCGGCGCTGCGCGCCGCCCGCGAGTGGATGACCGTCCACTGA